From the genome of Limisalsivibrio acetivorans, one region includes:
- a CDS encoding substrate-binding periplasmic protein, translating into MDYSVEYRSYSAERSLAETMKGNGHAEAGRVHALKELYPSLIRVDEPLLRKRELVAFSMGESDFAGWNSIKGKSVGFMRGWQICEINTKGVARVERTTSLRSLFIMLKEGRIDYALAGRLDGTAASQDVGMNGLHVHDPPLESQPVYLYLHSSASHLLPLISQELKHIHDSGKTRAIIADYIHRGAKE; encoded by the coding sequence ATGGATTACAGTGTTGAGTATCGAAGCTATTCCGCAGAACGCTCCCTTGCAGAAACCATGAAAGGTAACGGCCATGCTGAGGCTGGACGGGTTCACGCACTCAAGGAACTCTATCCGTCGCTTATCAGAGTTGATGAGCCGCTGTTGAGGAAGCGTGAGCTTGTAGCCTTCAGCATGGGAGAGTCGGACTTTGCCGGATGGAACAGTATTAAGGGTAAGTCTGTGGGTTTCATGAGAGGGTGGCAGATCTGCGAGATAAACACAAAGGGCGTGGCACGGGTGGAAAGAACAACCAGTCTTCGCTCGTTGTTTATTATGCTGAAAGAGGGGCGCATAGATTATGCCCTCGCTGGAAGGCTCGATGGAACAGCAGCCTCGCAAGATGTCGGTATGAATGGCCTCCATGTACACGACCCGCCGCTGGAGTCCCAGCCTGTATACCTTTATCTCCATAGTAGTGCTTCGCACCTGCTTCCCCTTATCTCGCAGGAGTTAAAGCATATACATGATTCTGGAAAAACAAGAGCAATAATAGCTGATTATATTCATAGAGGTGCAAAAGAATGA
- a CDS encoding ammonium transporter yields the protein MLRLIAVSLFVLMGAALGYAEEEPLTLESVKAASDLVQTNVDWLWTLIAAFMVFFMQLGFAMVESGFTRAKSAVNIIMKNLVDFSVGALGFWAIGFAIMFGATSTGFFGTEGFFLSSWDYSDNWTLAFWIFQTVFCATAATIVSGAVAERANFKAYMIFSLIMSVLIYPVFGSWAWGSLFHGNGWLEGLGFIDFAGSTVVHSIGGWAALAAAIAVGPRIGKYGKDGRVKAIPGHNIPLAAIGVFILWFGWYGFNVGSETAADSLLPLIAVNTTLSPAAGAIAALFTTYFIYKKFDAGMSLNGALAGLVGITAGCANVTPGFSVIIGLLSGILVVFSVIFFDKIKVDDPVGAISVHGVCGAWGTLAAGLFNFDFEAGALSPVIMSQVVGIVAAFVWAFGVTFVVIKIINTFISFRVPEEVELGGLDMYEHGVDAYPEFSRSLIK from the coding sequence ATGTTACGTCTAATAGCTGTTTCGCTCTTTGTGCTCATGGGTGCGGCACTCGGCTACGCCGAAGAAGAACCCCTTACTCTCGAAAGTGTCAAGGCCGCATCGGACCTTGTTCAGACAAATGTAGACTGGCTCTGGACCCTCATAGCGGCGTTTATGGTATTCTTTATGCAGCTCGGTTTCGCCATGGTGGAATCAGGTTTCACCAGAGCAAAGAGTGCCGTTAACATCATTATGAAAAACCTCGTGGACTTTTCCGTTGGAGCACTCGGTTTCTGGGCCATCGGTTTTGCCATTATGTTCGGCGCAACATCCACAGGCTTCTTCGGTACAGAAGGTTTCTTCCTTTCCAGCTGGGATTACAGCGATAACTGGACCCTTGCTTTCTGGATATTCCAGACGGTTTTCTGTGCCACAGCTGCAACCATCGTATCCGGTGCTGTTGCTGAGAGGGCAAACTTCAAGGCATATATGATATTCTCGCTTATTATGTCTGTACTTATATATCCCGTTTTCGGAAGCTGGGCGTGGGGAAGTCTCTTCCACGGTAACGGTTGGCTCGAAGGTCTTGGTTTCATAGACTTCGCCGGTTCCACAGTTGTTCACTCCATAGGCGGTTGGGCAGCTCTTGCTGCAGCGATAGCTGTAGGTCCCAGGATAGGTAAATACGGAAAAGACGGCCGTGTTAAGGCGATTCCCGGGCATAACATACCCCTTGCGGCCATCGGTGTATTCATACTCTGGTTCGGATGGTACGGCTTCAACGTCGGTTCCGAGACTGCTGCAGACAGCCTTCTCCCCCTCATTGCGGTGAATACAACGCTCTCTCCCGCAGCCGGTGCCATTGCTGCACTCTTTACCACATACTTCATCTACAAGAAGTTTGATGCGGGAATGAGCCTTAACGGTGCCCTTGCAGGACTCGTGGGTATCACAGCTGGTTGTGCAAACGTTACACCCGGGTTCTCTGTAATCATCGGCCTTCTTTCTGGTATACTCGTTGTCTTCAGCGTAATCTTCTTCGATAAGATTAAGGTGGACGATCCCGTGGGCGCCATCTCTGTGCACGGTGTTTGCGGTGCATGGGGTACCCTTGCGGCTGGTCTCTTCAACTTCGATTTCGAAGCTGGTGCTCTCAGCCCTGTGATCATGTCTCAGGTTGTGGGTATTGTTGCGGCATTCGTATGGGCCTTCGGCGTTACCTTTGTGGTAATCAAGATAATAAACACCTTCATCAGCTTCCGTGTACCCGAGGAAGTGGAACTTGGTGGTCTCGATATGTACGAGCACGGTGTGGATGCATACCCTGAGTTCTCAAGGTCACTTATTAAGTAA
- a CDS encoding P-II family nitrogen regulator, with the protein MRLIKAIVKPYMLDNVKDALAELGVTGMTVYEVKGYGRQKGHNELYRGAEYQIDFVPKVMMEVVVPDDISEKVVSTISESAKTGKIGDGKIFVIDVKDAVRIRTGETGSESL; encoded by the coding sequence ATGAGGCTTATTAAGGCGATTGTAAAACCTTACATGCTGGACAACGTGAAGGACGCTCTTGCAGAGCTTGGTGTAACCGGTATGACCGTTTATGAAGTGAAGGGTTATGGAAGACAAAAAGGGCACAACGAGCTTTACAGGGGTGCTGAGTATCAGATCGATTTCGTTCCTAAGGTGATGATGGAGGTTGTTGTACCCGATGACATCTCCGAGAAGGTTGTGAGCACCATATCTGAGTCTGCAAAGACCGGAAAGATAGGCGACGGTAAAATCTTCGTCATAGACGTTAAGGATGCTGTCCGTATACGCACCGGTGAAACCGGTTCTGAATCCCTTTAA
- the ffh gene encoding signal recognition particle protein: protein MFTTLNEKLSAVFKGMRKEVRLTDENIQTALKQVRLALLEADVNFKVVKRFIDNVRVKAMGEEVKKSLTPDQVFIKIVNDELVNVLGGEDSPDAKINLSSTPPTVIMMAGLQGSGKTTTSGKLAKFFMKSGKSVLLVAADVYRPAAIDQLEVLAGQLKTDVYTNRDTKDVVQIADEALAYAKKTAKDVVIIDTAGRLHIDEDLMNELVRVKDTVSPDEILFVADAMTGQDAVNVAKTFNEYLDATGIVLTKMDGDARGGAALSIKEVTGKPLKFIGLGEKLDDFEQFYPDRMASRILGMGDVVSLVERAQDAIDEDEAEDLADKIQKSGMDFNDMLKQFKMIKKMGSLESIMRLIPGLSAAGPLNVDESQMKRIEAIIQSMTPKERKYAKLLNASRKKRIARGSGTNVSDVNKLVNQLSQMNKMMKKMRKKMGGNQKLDMRKMQDMFKNM, encoded by the coding sequence ATGTTTACCACTCTGAACGAAAAACTTTCTGCCGTTTTCAAGGGGATGCGCAAAGAGGTGCGCCTCACCGATGAGAATATACAAACCGCCCTTAAGCAGGTTCGCCTTGCACTTCTGGAGGCGGATGTAAACTTCAAGGTGGTAAAACGGTTCATTGATAATGTCCGTGTAAAGGCCATGGGGGAAGAGGTTAAGAAGAGCCTCACACCCGATCAGGTCTTTATCAAGATAGTAAACGATGAGCTGGTAAACGTTCTCGGCGGAGAGGACAGCCCCGATGCGAAGATAAACCTAAGCTCAACCCCGCCCACTGTAATTATGATGGCAGGCCTGCAGGGTTCCGGTAAAACCACAACCTCGGGCAAGCTGGCAAAGTTCTTTATGAAGAGTGGGAAATCCGTTCTTCTGGTTGCTGCGGACGTTTACCGCCCTGCGGCTATCGATCAGCTTGAGGTTCTTGCAGGACAGCTCAAGACAGATGTTTACACCAACAGAGACACCAAGGATGTCGTTCAGATTGCAGATGAGGCACTCGCATATGCAAAGAAGACAGCCAAGGATGTCGTTATAATAGATACCGCCGGCCGGCTCCACATAGATGAAGACCTCATGAACGAGCTTGTCCGTGTTAAGGACACCGTCTCACCCGACGAGATCCTCTTCGTTGCGGATGCCATGACAGGGCAGGATGCGGTTAATGTAGCCAAGACCTTCAATGAATACCTTGATGCCACTGGTATCGTCCTCACCAAGATGGACGGTGACGCCAGGGGTGGTGCCGCCCTTTCCATTAAAGAGGTTACGGGCAAACCCCTCAAGTTCATTGGTCTCGGCGAAAAACTTGATGACTTCGAGCAGTTCTATCCCGACAGGATGGCCTCACGCATCCTCGGCATGGGCGACGTTGTCTCCCTTGTGGAACGTGCTCAGGATGCCATAGATGAAGACGAGGCCGAAGACCTCGCCGACAAGATTCAGAAAAGCGGCATGGACTTCAACGACATGCTGAAACAGTTTAAGATGATAAAGAAGATGGGCTCCCTTGAGAGCATCATGAGGCTTATTCCCGGACTTTCCGCCGCGGGCCCTCTCAACGTGGACGAAAGCCAGATGAAGCGGATTGAGGCTATCATTCAGAGCATGACCCCCAAAGAGCGCAAGTACGCTAAGCTCCTCAATGCAAGCCGCAAAAAGAGGATCGCGAGGGGGAGCGGAACCAATGTCAGCGATGTTAACAAGCTGGTAAATCAGCTCTCCCAGATGAATAAGATGATGAAGAAGATGCGCAAGAAGATGGGTGGAAACCAGAAACTTGATATGAGAAAAATGCAGGATATGTTCAAGAATATGTAA
- the rpsP gene encoding 30S ribosomal protein S16: MATKIRLMRLGRKKRPFYRIVVADSRERRDGNFIEILGYYNPITDPAEVKVDEERALKWLKEGAIPTDTARNILSKQGIIKKLHEAGA; the protein is encoded by the coding sequence GTGGCGACAAAGATCAGGCTCATGAGACTGGGCCGTAAAAAGAGACCTTTCTACCGTATCGTGGTAGCAGACAGCAGAGAAAGAAGAGACGGAAACTTCATCGAGATCCTCGGTTACTACAACCCTATTACCGACCCCGCAGAGGTTAAGGTTGATGAAGAAAGAGCCCTTAAGTGGCTTAAAGAAGGTGCTATCCCCACCGATACGGCTAGAAATATTCTTTCAAAGCAGGGTATAATTAAGAAACTCCACGAAGCCGGTGCCTGA
- a CDS encoding KH domain-containing protein — protein MKELVEFIVKSLVDNPDAVRLEEVEGEKASIIELRVDNSDLGKVIGKQGRTAKAIRTILNASGVKSGKKVVLEILED, from the coding sequence GTGAAAGAACTTGTAGAGTTCATAGTCAAATCACTCGTGGACAACCCGGATGCTGTGAGACTTGAAGAAGTAGAAGGCGAAAAGGCTTCCATTATCGAATTGAGAGTGGACAACAGTGATCTTGGTAAGGTCATCGGGAAACAGGGCAGAACAGCTAAAGCTATCAGGACAATCCTAAACGCTTCCGGCGTAAAAAGCGGGAAGAAGGTTGTTCTCGAGATTCTTGAGGACTGA
- the rimM gene encoding ribosome maturation factor RimM (Essential for efficient processing of 16S rRNA), which produces MEFIRIGRITGTHGLDGTLRIAPITDNPQIYAEIKYLMLAKDGSVVKSLEIGYMQEHKNALLIQVDGVMDKESALELKGLDVVVPASMLPEEDEGEVYWSRIQGSEVYDTEDRFIGTLDDYIETGTSDVFRIKGDKGSFLVSNNPDHVLRIDARNKKLLINREGLVSEEV; this is translated from the coding sequence ATGGAATTTATCCGCATCGGGAGAATCACAGGAACCCACGGTTTGGACGGAACCCTGAGAATCGCTCCCATTACCGACAACCCTCAGATCTACGCAGAGATCAAGTATCTTATGCTTGCAAAGGACGGCTCCGTTGTGAAGTCTCTGGAGATCGGCTACATGCAGGAGCATAAGAACGCCCTGCTTATACAGGTGGATGGGGTTATGGACAAGGAGAGCGCCCTTGAGCTCAAGGGTCTTGATGTCGTTGTTCCCGCCTCCATGCTTCCCGAAGAGGATGAAGGGGAGGTATACTGGAGCCGCATTCAGGGCTCAGAGGTGTATGACACCGAGGATAGATTCATCGGCACTCTGGATGATTATATCGAAACCGGAACCAGCGATGTTTTCCGCATAAAGGGGGATAAGGGGAGCTTCCTCGTATCCAACAACCCCGACCACGTTCTGCGCATAGATGCCCGGAACAAAAAGTTACTCATAAACAGAGAAGGTCTTGTAAGTGAAGAAGTTTAA
- the trmD gene encoding tRNA (guanosine(37)-N1)-methyltransferase TrmD: MKKFNVLTIFPKMIEDHFSLGVVSKAAEKGILSINAVDVREYTTDKHRKTDEYQYGGSQGLVMKAEPIVEAVRDIKKKEPSTRVIVMDPRGKPFSQREAERLLEYDSLTFICGRYEGIDERVYELVADECISMGDFVLTGGELGAMTVLDSVARLIPGVLGDENSPIEESFSEGLLEYPHYTRPYEYEGLTVPEVLTNGHHAEIDKWRRTRSLQTTAERRPDLLAKAELNDQDKSILRDLGLDKTRRRRLYVALLHYPMRDKEKDVVATSITNMDLHDISRSCTTFGVKKYFVVTPLEAQRKIAERVMEHWLKGYGATYNVNRKEAFEGTELRESLMETIEEIERAEGRKPRIIATTARTDRADITYPELAEASLSEPHLLIFGTGWGFTDDVFDMADHILEPIDGAGDFNHLSVRSAVAIILDRLNRYTTGGLL; encoded by the coding sequence GTGAAGAAGTTTAACGTTCTTACCATATTCCCCAAAATGATAGAGGATCACTTCTCCCTCGGCGTTGTGTCCAAGGCTGCCGAGAAGGGGATTCTCAGCATTAACGCCGTTGACGTACGGGAATACACCACCGATAAACACCGCAAGACCGATGAATACCAGTACGGCGGCAGCCAGGGCCTTGTGATGAAGGCTGAGCCCATCGTTGAAGCTGTGCGTGATATCAAGAAGAAGGAGCCCTCCACAAGGGTTATCGTTATGGACCCCAGAGGCAAACCATTCAGCCAGAGAGAGGCCGAGAGGCTTCTGGAGTACGATTCACTAACATTCATCTGCGGACGCTATGAGGGGATAGACGAGCGCGTCTACGAGCTTGTGGCGGACGAGTGCATATCCATGGGGGACTTCGTTCTGACCGGTGGAGAGCTCGGAGCTATGACGGTGCTTGATTCCGTAGCAAGGCTTATCCCCGGTGTGCTCGGTGATGAGAACTCCCCAATTGAAGAATCGTTCTCCGAAGGCCTGCTTGAATACCCTCACTATACACGCCCTTACGAATACGAAGGGCTTACGGTTCCCGAAGTGCTCACAAACGGGCATCATGCAGAGATAGATAAATGGAGAAGAACGCGCTCACTCCAGACAACAGCAGAACGCAGGCCGGATCTTTTGGCAAAAGCGGAGCTAAATGATCAGGATAAATCGATTTTACGTGATCTTGGTCTTGACAAAACCCGCCGCAGAAGGCTATATGTAGCTCTTCTGCATTATCCCATGAGGGATAAGGAGAAGGATGTCGTGGCCACATCCATAACCAACATGGATCTCCACGATATCTCCCGAAGCTGTACAACCTTCGGAGTAAAGAAATATTTCGTTGTAACCCCACTGGAAGCCCAGCGAAAGATCGCAGAAAGGGTCATGGAACATTGGCTCAAAGGTTACGGTGCGACCTACAACGTAAACAGGAAAGAGGCCTTTGAAGGAACTGAACTTCGAGAGAGCCTCATGGAAACAATCGAAGAGATCGAACGGGCGGAAGGCCGCAAGCCCCGCATAATTGCCACGACCGCCCGAACCGATAGAGCCGACATCACATATCCTGAGTTGGCCGAAGCCTCATTATCCGAGCCGCATCTGCTCATATTCGGCACGGGCTGGGGCTTTACAGACGATGTTTTTGACATGGCAGACCACATACTCGAACCCATAGATGGAGCCGGTGACTTCAATCACCTCTCCGTTCGAAGTGCGGTCGCCATAATTTTGGACAGATTGAACAGATACACCACAGGAGGTCTGTTGTGA
- the rplS gene encoding 50S ribosomal protein L19: MKNKLIESVEAEFKNKELPAFRPGDTVKVNFRIVEGNKERIQAFEGLLLRIHRNGASSTFTVRKMVGDIGVERIFPFYSPRVESVEVKRTGRVRQARLYYMRALRGKAARIKERRKGF; the protein is encoded by the coding sequence GTGAAAAACAAACTCATCGAATCCGTTGAAGCGGAGTTTAAAAATAAGGAACTTCCTGCTTTCCGCCCCGGAGATACCGTTAAGGTAAACTTCAGAATTGTGGAAGGCAACAAGGAACGTATCCAGGCCTTTGAAGGTCTGCTTCTCAGGATTCATAGAAACGGTGCTTCCTCTACCTTTACCGTTAGAAAGATGGTAGGTGACATCGGCGTTGAAAGAATTTTCCCCTTCTACTCTCCCAGGGTTGAGAGCGTAGAGGTTAAACGCACTGGACGTGTTAGACAGGCAAGGCTCTACTACATGAGAGCGCTTAGAGGTAAGGCTGCAAGGATCAAGGAGCGCCGCAAGGGATTCTAA
- the rplM gene encoding 50S ribosomal protein L13, producing the protein MKSYWAKPDMEKQWFIVDAEGEILGRLASKVATVLMGKHKPEYTPSVDTGDFVVIVNAEKFTVTGNKMKTKKYYRHSGYLGGIKERTLSEMLEKKPEEAIRLAVKRMLPKTKLGNAMLKKLKVYSGSEHPHEAQQPQKLEL; encoded by the coding sequence ATGAAATCATACTGGGCAAAACCCGATATGGAAAAGCAGTGGTTCATCGTTGATGCCGAAGGCGAAATCCTCGGAAGACTTGCATCAAAAGTAGCCACTGTCCTCATGGGTAAGCACAAACCCGAATATACTCCCTCCGTTGACACCGGAGATTTCGTTGTTATCGTTAACGCTGAGAAATTCACCGTTACCGGCAACAAGATGAAAACCAAGAAATACTACAGGCACTCCGGCTACCTCGGCGGCATCAAGGAGAGAACACTCTCCGAAATGCTCGAGAAAAAGCCCGAAGAAGCTATAAGGCTCGCCGTTAAGCGTATGCTCCCCAAGACCAAGCTGGGCAACGCTATGCTCAAGAAGCTTAAGGTATACAGCGGCAGCGAACACCCCCATGAGGCTCAACAGCCTCAGAAACTGGAACTCTAG
- the rpsI gene encoding 30S ribosomal protein S9, translating to MAGYNYGTGRRKTSVARVFLKPGNGNITINGRNAESYFQRPSLLQVCFQPLAKLNVEKKFDLLITVKGGGKGGQAGAIRHGLARALSQFDANYRGPLKREGYLTRDARAVERKKAGLPKARKSPQFSKR from the coding sequence ATGGCAGGATACAACTACGGCACAGGAAGAAGAAAGACTTCAGTGGCCAGGGTCTTCCTCAAGCCCGGTAACGGAAACATCACCATAAATGGTAGAAATGCCGAGAGCTACTTTCAAAGACCCTCTCTGCTTCAAGTATGTTTCCAGCCCCTCGCCAAGCTTAACGTAGAAAAGAAGTTTGACCTTCTCATAACCGTTAAAGGCGGAGGAAAAGGCGGACAGGCCGGAGCAATCAGACACGGGCTCGCAAGAGCACTCAGCCAGTTCGACGCAAACTACAGAGGACCCCTCAAAAGAGAAGGCTACCTCACAAGGGACGCAAGAGCTGTGGAAAGAAAGAAAGCCGGTCTTCCCAAGGCGAGAAAGTCTCCTCAGTTCTCCAAGCGTTAA
- a CDS encoding chemotaxis protein CheW, producing MDNMQPVNPSLDYDDSIDEGEIIQLVGLKLGEEEYAIDVLKIQEIIRPVEITAVPRTDSFVLGVMNLRGKVIPVIDLRVRFALDKMDFDKETRIIVVRFESENIGFVVDEVTEVIRINKSMVEPTPPLVGSIGQEYILGICKYEERLIILLDIDSVIADGKTVDSDLRRRFFSQPALEEKPKVNYEEVAKSVESEAPQEDEPKAIEEPEPEPSSEPEPDSGGADDGVGDDIDALIAQELAKREKETEEMLERKKDEPASHQAEGDADDEVNAVLEDALSQTIGNGDEANYVEQDDLDALIAKELEKREKETEEMLERKKAEKKNEELGEAEQEEPTEDESDLDDAVIQPDYCTVSGKEKQQKIEEEEARAEAEMAAQLEDDSDTSTFEEDTSDEEKTKQQLIDEEEARAEAEMAAQLEDEPDTSTFEEDTSDEEKTKQQLIDEEEARAEAEMAEEIGLDEGTDDSGGIDTDAVMDDDLGVLLDEIENGDSESEPESAEDIAEEEAAEAAFEDTPEEEKKDQNGFFVETDSIDDLRDLTQKIINGDAVDLGVDIKGELGELVRLIMDTKERVDEVDPTIMVSKESMPVVVESLEKVNETTEEATMNLMEAADKMSSFYAEFIGDVDDFEDLVYKKDITSVKKKLDYMESQIGLAEDLGFGILHSLEFQDITEQKLRKVINSVEDIGARIGAILGLIKAQSGNAELSDDTSQDDIDKLLMDFGLG from the coding sequence ATGGACAATATGCAGCCTGTTAACCCTTCTCTTGACTATGATGACTCCATAGACGAAGGAGAGATTATACAGCTAGTCGGGCTTAAGCTCGGCGAAGAGGAATATGCAATCGATGTTCTCAAGATTCAGGAGATCATCAGGCCTGTGGAGATAACAGCTGTTCCCCGAACAGACTCCTTTGTTCTCGGTGTTATGAACCTGAGAGGCAAGGTTATCCCCGTTATCGACCTCCGTGTACGTTTTGCCCTCGACAAAATGGATTTCGACAAGGAAACGAGGATCATCGTTGTCCGCTTCGAAAGCGAAAACATCGGTTTTGTGGTAGACGAAGTTACCGAAGTAATCAGAATCAACAAAAGCATGGTAGAGCCTACGCCCCCCCTTGTGGGCTCCATCGGTCAGGAATATATCCTTGGAATCTGCAAATATGAGGAACGACTCATAATTCTTCTGGATATCGATAGTGTTATCGCCGACGGTAAAACAGTCGACAGCGACCTCAGAAGAAGATTCTTCTCCCAGCCCGCCCTTGAAGAAAAGCCTAAGGTAAACTATGAGGAGGTTGCTAAGAGCGTTGAAAGCGAAGCACCTCAAGAGGATGAGCCAAAGGCCATAGAAGAGCCGGAACCGGAACCCTCTTCTGAACCCGAGCCCGATAGTGGGGGAGCTGATGACGGTGTTGGTGATGATATCGATGCCCTCATAGCCCAGGAGCTTGCAAAGCGGGAAAAAGAAACCGAGGAGATGCTTGAACGAAAAAAGGATGAGCCCGCATCTCATCAGGCTGAGGGAGATGCGGACGACGAGGTGAACGCAGTTCTCGAAGACGCACTCAGCCAAACGATTGGAAACGGTGATGAAGCCAATTACGTAGAGCAGGATGACCTTGACGCTCTCATAGCCAAAGAGCTTGAAAAGAGGGAAAAGGAAACCGAAGAGATGCTCGAGCGTAAAAAGGCTGAAAAAAAAAATGAAGAATTAGGGGAAGCTGAACAGGAAGAGCCCACTGAAGACGAATCTGACCTTGACGATGCCGTCATTCAACCTGATTATTGTACCGTTTCCGGCAAGGAAAAACAGCAGAAGATTGAAGAGGAAGAGGCCAGAGCCGAGGCCGAGATGGCCGCTCAGTTGGAAGATGATTCCGATACCTCCACCTTTGAAGAAGACACATCCGACGAAGAAAAAACCAAACAGCAGTTAATAGACGAGGAAGAGGCCAGAGCCGAGGCCGAGATGGCCGCTCAGTTGGAAGATGAGCCCGATACCTCCACCTTTGAAGAAGACACATCCGATGAAGAAAAAACCAAACAGCAGTTAATAGACGAGGAAGAGGCCAGAGCCGAGGCCGAGATGGCCGAAGAGATCGGACTTGATGAAGGGACTGATGATTCAGGCGGTATAGATACGGACGCTGTCATGGACGATGATCTAGGTGTTCTTCTTGATGAAATCGAGAATGGTGATTCCGAATCTGAACCTGAATCTGCGGAAGATATTGCAGAGGAGGAGGCCGCCGAGGCCGCCTTTGAGGATACTCCCGAAGAAGAAAAGAAAGACCAAAACGGCTTCTTCGTTGAAACCGACTCCATAGATGACTTGCGTGATCTTACCCAAAAGATAATAAACGGGGATGCCGTTGACCTTGGTGTTGATATAAAAGGTGAGCTGGGCGAACTTGTGCGATTGATAATGGACACTAAAGAGCGTGTGGACGAAGTGGATCCCACCATTATGGTCTCAAAGGAAAGCATGCCGGTCGTTGTGGAATCACTAGAAAAGGTAAACGAGACCACCGAAGAGGCAACCATGAACCTCATGGAGGCCGCCGATAAGATGTCCAGTTTCTATGCAGAGTTTATTGGCGATGTGGATGATTTTGAAGATCTTGTCTATAAGAAGGATATAACATCAGTTAAAAAGAAGCTCGATTATATGGAGAGTCAGATAGGTCTTGCCGAGGATCTTGGCTTTGGAATACTTCACTCCCTCGAGTTTCAGGATATCACAGAGCAAAAGCTCCGCAAGGTTATCAATTCTGTGGAGGATATCGGCGCCAGGATCGGAGCAATACTTGGTCTTATCAAGGCTCAATCTGGAAATGCGGAATTGAGTGATGACACATCTCAGGATGATATTGATAAGCTGCTCATGGACTTCGGTCTAGGCTAA
- a CDS encoding P-loop NTPase, translating to MAEIISVASGKGGVGKSFFSSNIAMALSSAGSRVLLVDADLGGANLHDFVGIRVPGVGLYDFLKEKAPIDKVIQNTPAQVDFIGGSGDILGMAHITNYEKLKVLNKLKALDYDHVILDLGAGTSYNMIDFFNSADRKVMLMNSEPTSLENSYGFLKVALYRKIEQLLRKDYRFADICKKLRSKSMNYPSVSSIKDSMRSIDVKLIPKVEEIAVSYKVGIVLNMLKTKKELNVFYGFENVAKKYLSIDIEKLGFIPYDIRVSESVKKLKPFYINNLSRDVCLCIDDLRKQLLAKL from the coding sequence ATGGCAGAGATTATTTCTGTAGCAAGCGGCAAAGGGGGCGTGGGGAAAAGTTTTTTCTCTTCGAATATCGCCATGGCCCTCTCCTCAGCCGGAAGCAGAGTTTTACTGGTTGATGCTGATCTGGGCGGAGCAAACCTACATGACTTCGTGGGGATACGTGTGCCCGGCGTGGGGCTTTATGACTTTCTCAAGGAGAAAGCGCCTATTGACAAGGTTATACAGAACACACCAGCACAGGTGGACTTCATCGGCGGTTCCGGGGATATCCTCGGAATGGCGCACATTACAAACTACGAAAAGCTGAAGGTATTGAACAAGCTTAAAGCCCTTGACTACGATCATGTTATCCTCGATCTTGGAGCGGGAACAAGCTATAATATGATAGACTTTTTCAACTCTGCGGATAGAAAGGTTATGCTCATGAACAGCGAGCCAACAAGCCTTGAAAACTCCTATGGCTTCCTTAAGGTGGCTCTTTACAGAAAGATTGAGCAGCTGCTCCGTAAGGATTACAGGTTCGCGGACATCTGCAAGAAACTGAGAAGCAAGAGTATGAATTATCCAAGCGTTTCATCGATTAAGGATTCCATGCGCTCCATCGATGTTAAGCTTATTCCTAAGGTTGAAGAGATAGCTGTATCCTACAAAGTAGGTATTGTTCTTAATATGCTGAAAACGAAAAAAGAGCTTAATGTCTTTTACGGTTTCGAGAATGTTGCTAAGAAATATCTCAGCATAGATATTGAAAAATTAGGCTTCATACCCTATGATATTAGGGTGAGTGAGAGTGTTAAAAAGCTAAAGCCTTTTTATATAAACAACTTGAGCAGAGATGTCTGCCTTTGTATTGATGACCTGAGAAAACAACTACTGGCAAAACTTTAA